TGGGGAGTAGGCCTGGAAATCGGCCTTTTAAACAGACGTTTAAACAGACTAGGTTGGGGAAGCCCCTAACCTAGTTCAGTGCTGGATTTCATAAACCCTCGTTTTAAGTTAGGAGACAGTGCCTTGGTCCAGTTGATATAGCTCTTTAGGGCCAGAGCAGGGTCTAGAACTGCCCACCTTCCTGATCAGCCAGCAGGTTGGTGGCCCTGAGGCCACTGGGAATTCTGACTTCGAGGTTCCTTTGGGCCTTTGCCCAAAGGCCTGGTGACTGCTGATTCAAAGTGCTGGTTCTGGGCTGGAGAGAGATTTGTTTGCCTCACTGAAATACTTTTATTTGAGCAAAACTTCTCCTGAGCTTCCCTGAGCTCCATGTGGGAGCCCAGGATGAGGAAGGTGTCCCCTTGATGATTAATTGTTGGTTCTGACATGTCAGCTAGGTCAGGGCATGTAGAGAACTGCTTTCATCTCTTGCAGCACAGGGCCAGGGCCACAGAGACCTTTTTTCTCAGGGATCCTAATTTCTGGCTTCTTTGAAACCTTGCCAACAGTGTTAGGGAGGCCACCGACCCTTGTCCTGGCCTCAGCTCCTGACCTGTAGGGTCCTTAGCCATCTCAGAGAAGGGAAATGGCCCTCCTCCCCTACAAAAGTCAGTTATTAGTGGGTCTCTGTCTAAGGCCTCCCCATTACTGGGCTGAGACAAATTGAGGTTCTGTATTTGTCAGCCTTAATATGTGACTTGTCAATATGAGGAAGTTGATTACAGTTAAGAGcacttttaaaaaggagaagactTCTTGGGGAAGGGTTAAGCAAGCAGAGGGAGGATAAGTCAGGATGGGTCACCGTGCCTCCCCCTGGCCCAGGCATCACCAAATGGCAGTTCATCTCCCCTCCCATTTCTCTTAGCCTCTGCTATTGCTCAGATTCGTATGTTCTCCAGGCCTATTCCTATATGGCAGTTGTGATCCCCCTCACGCTAAAACTCTAGGGAGCTTGGTTCCCATCCACCTCTGGATTAAGCCCAAACTTTTACCACTCTCCAGGAACAGTTCTTTCTCACTGTCCACACTGCACCGGTCTCCTCTCCCCTTACCTCCTTGCTTTCCAATTGCTGCACCAAACTCCTTGCTTTCCCACAATGGATGTGCTTTGCCTCCTGGACTTTGTGTCTGTGGTTTTTTCCTGTCTGGATGCCCTTCCCTTCCTGGGCTCCCTGGTAGACCTTTCTGAAACCCTTCAAAGTGTCCCCTCCACTGCTAGGGCTTTTCTAACCTAGCgcttctgctttttaaataccTGGCCTGGTGACTCAGGCATgggtcctttgtccattgctcCCATCCTGAGCACACTCTTGTAAGTTCCTGACTATCTCTCTTCCGACCAAACCAGAGTTCCCTGAGGATGTGGTCACTTCCAGCTCTGTAGTCCCCACAGTCTGGCAGATAGCAGGCCTGGTGTCAGCTTCTGGAGAGGATCCGCTCCATGCCAGGTTCCAGGCTGGCTGTAGGGGAAGGGACAGAGACAAACAAAACTCTCTACCTGCCTTCATAGTGCTCTGAGGTGGGCTGTATGTAACTGTTGACTTTGAAGAGTGCAGTAAATTCTCTGATTGTGCTGCCAGAGCAGAGAGGGGTGAACTTCTTTGCTCCCCAGTTAGACTGTAATTGTCCGGGGTCAGGGCTACTGTGCCATATTTCAGTGACCTCCCTAGGTGCCTTTGGGGCTCCCTCGCTTGACCCGCCGAGACCAGTATAGGGACACCACCTTGGGGTAGGAAAAGCCACCAGAGTGTGGTGGGCTTCCCAGAGTGCAGGCAGAAGATGGAGTGGTAAAAAGTGGACAGGGGCAGTTCCTCCAGCCAGGCCTACCTTGTGCCTTACGCCCAAATGGCATCAGGCTGAAGGTGGGCCCCTCTTCCTCGGCCCTGGGGTACTTTTTTCAGGCCTTTGCCCCTAACATGTCTACTGATTCCTCTCCCTTCTACCTGGAGGGCTACTGTTCCACGTTCACGCAGACTTAACCTCTTCAGCCTGTCCTGCTTCCCTGGCACTTCTCACGCAGCCCTTCACACGCCTTCTGCTCCGTTTCTGTCTCTGCAGTGAGACTCAACTCCTGGAGTCCAGGATCTTTCTTTGTAACTCTCTGCCCAGCTCTTGCCACAGTTGGGAACCCAGAGGCCTCAGTGTGACATTGGCCTGTGCAACCCGGAGGATTGTTCcagaagggcttcctggaggatgtAGAAAGGGTAGGAGGGATGTGAGtgggaagggaggcaggaggaaggcCTGTGGGTTGGGAGTCCAGGCTGAGGCAGCTCTGGCCTGGGAAGAACTGGTTACCAACCATGAGCAGGGGTCTTCACCTCTGGGGGAAAGGGAGCATATAATACATGCCAGGAGGGAAttcccctgtggtccagtggttaggacttggcgcttccaCTGccttggcctgggttcaatccctggttggggaacgaagatcccgcaagccgggtggccataaatgaatgaatggatggatggatggcccggattcaatccctggttggggaactaaggtcctgtaAGCCACGTGACcaaaaatgagtgaatgaatgaatgaatgaataaataaaataaaataaaaaagcaaattattaaaaaggcaaaagggacttccctggcagtccagtggttaagattccgtgcttccaatgcagggtgtacgggttcgatccctggttggggaactgagatcccacatgccgctcagccaaaataaataaataaataaaaggcaaacaataaaaagataaagtccatatatatatatatatatatatatatatatatatatatatatatgcagggAGAATATAATATATGCAGTTTAATGAGGATTTGGCCACAATTCAAATATACACTAACCGAGGGAAACTTGGGACATGACACTCCTGACTCCACAGAAAATCCCTTTGTTCCTATTAAGAATAGTTGATTCAGGAGTTAAGGATGAGCAGCTAAATTTTATCCAGATGTACTAGGAAATAGCATTttcatgaatacagatgcaacTAAAATTGGTCACCTATAAAGATTTTAAAGGCTACATCAAGGTATATAGTCTTGACTAAAGACAGATTAATGAACCAAATGACTAATAATTAGTATTCTTAATaatagggtgggggagggaaggattgggagtttgggattagtagatgcaaactattttgtatagcatggataaacaacaaggtcctactgtatagcacagggaactatattcaatttcctgtgataaaccataatggaaaagactgaaaaagaatgtatatatacgtgtaactgagtccctttgctgtacagcagaaattaacagcattgtaaataaactatacttcaatagaatttaaaaaataaagcataattttaaaaaatatatgcagatCCTAGCACACATGGATTGTGCCTTTTTCTCTTCACAAGGGAAGGGTAGTAGGGCCATTTTACACGCAAAGAACCTGAAGTTCAATGGTTAGGTAACTTATACAGAGCTGAGTTAGCCCCTGCTCTGTCTACTTCAAAGCGCTGGTTTTCTGGTGTGTTCAAAACATACTGGCTGACTTAGTACAGCAAACAAGATGAGGTTTTCCAGGCTACATCCTTCACTGTTGGGAAGATGCCGGCCTTATTGCATGGGATTTGCAAACCCATGTgaacaacaaatatttcctgtggCAGTGGTGTGTGACAGCATCTCTTTACAACCCAGCGTTCAGGGATGGAGAGCTTGTGGGAGGTACCACAGGAACCCGCAGCACTATAGGTCAgggctttttctgtttctcttttagaGTTGAGCTGGTTAACCAGCACACCAGTGCCTGTAGGCTTCAGTGATTAAACTACATGTCCAATTGTATTTAAATGTTTGTAGACAGTGTTGTGATGAATGAATTAGAAGAAAGGCATTTAATAGATTACATCATTTTAGTTAACACATACCAAAAATACAACTATTGTGGCCTTCCtgtgaaatattttctccaggtTTTGCTGTGGGTCTTGCGTTCACATTTcgtaaagtttttgttttgttttgtttttaaaataggatATCATATATATGCCATTTCTGTaacctttattttctcatagccATACCTCTAAAATGTTTTGATGCTAATGGTATTGGAGGTAAGCTATGGCTTGGAGGTTGAGAGCATGGATTCTGGGTTCACATCAGCCTTTGTCTACGTATTAatcgggcaagttacttaacctctatgcctcagtttttgtACCTGTAATATGAGGATAATAATGCTTTGTTCAAGTTGTTGGGACGATTGAGTGATTCcatgtaaagtacttaaaacAGTGGTTTTGCAGGTGGTATCGATTGTATGAGTGCAATTATTATTAACATAGGTCCTTGACTCCACCTGGGATGCTGAGACAAAGTGTGGGGCTCTGGGGCAGCCTGGCAGGAGAGCActgcagggagggaagaagagagagggaggggcagggctggcctgggACACTCCTCACCCAGCCCCTCTGACCTATGTGTTCTCTCCCCAGGCTGCTGCCCTGTAGGCAGATTACCTCCCAGACCTCCCTTGCCCTGAGCGGTGAGCTGATTGGGATGGTGGCCCGGGAAGCTTCTGAGTCTGCCCAGTGCCTGTGCCCTTCCCTGGCCAGCCTGAATGCCAAGGATGTGCTtcggaggaaacacaagaggaagaGCCGACAGCACCAGCGGTTTATGGCCCGGAAGACCTTGCTGCAGGAGTATGGGTTGCGGAACACACCCCCGGAGCCAGGATCCTCCCCAGGCACTGAAGCCGCCAGCAGTGTGAGGCAGCGTCCAAGGGCTGAATCTGGAGGTGCCCAAGGCAGCAGAAAGCCCACCCCCAGAGAATCTGCTGGGCCCTTGCCCAGCAAGTGCGTGGCTATCGACTGTGAGATGGTGGGCACGGGACCGCGAGGGCGGGTGAGTGAGCTGGCCCGCTGCTCCGTGGTGAGTTACCACGGCGAGGTCCTCTACGACAAGTACATCCAGCCTGAGATGCCCATCGTGGACTACCGTACTCGCTGGAGCGGCATCACCAGGCAGCACATGCGCAAGGCCATCCCCTTCCAGGTGGCCCAGAAAgaggtgagggcagggctgggggtttGGGGGCAGTGTGATGGGCTGGGAAGAGCAGCCCCGGGCCTGAGTCAACACTTAGCCACTAGAAGCGAGAGACCATtgggaagttacttaacttctccaaaCAGTGGGTTTCCTCTCCATAGAAAAGGGTGAATAGAAATCCTGCCCTACCTGCGTGGAAGGGGTGCTGGGGTGTCCCACGTGATAGTGTTTATGGAGAGGCCGCGCCAACTGTGAGATGCGAAAcagcttcttttctgttatgaaaGCACTATGTGTCTGCCTAAAATTTGTAAGGCTCACAGTGCTGTCACCTTCAGGTGTTAaatgttttggtatttttttaatgttagtttttcattgctttgaaaaaaattagtgtTGGGACCACACTGACATGCCAGGAATTCCCAAACGTCCTCGAGCATAGGAAACACCTTAATCCTTATTAATGATCTTGGAACCTTGTCCTCAGATCCCTCCATAGAGATTCTGATCCTGCAGGTCTCTAGGCCTTGGGAGGGCTCTGAGGTGTGTGTTCCTAAAAACCGTCATGCTGTGTAAACTTGCACGATAAAAACCCCAGAGCTGATGGGGAAAAGGGGTTAGGGACACAATGCCCAAAAAACTTCATTAATGACaccccaaaaataaaaagatagaaaccTAATAACAGTGGGAGCACAGTTTTGCACAGATTGAGTGGTTGAGAAATGCGTAAGTACAGCACTCTGCCTTGAAAAGACCTGGAGCGCTCGAGGAAGTGGGTGTCAGGGGGGTGGCGGCTCGCACTGTGGGAGGGGTTGAGAGAATTacctgaagtcaggaagtgggAAGCCAGGTGCGGGCAGCACACTGGTGAACTGCGCTGGCTGGTAGACTTGCAAGGCGTGGGTACTTTCTGGATTCCCCAGTGGCTCTGCTCAGCTAGGTGATGTTTCTGCATTCACTTTCGCCCTTCTGTTTCTCAAGGGCGAAATTTGCATTATTCTCAAGTCACATCCTAATATATCAACCGTGTTGgaacattttgcattttcaaacCAAGCGTTGTAGCAGAACTACTTAACATTTCTGGTTTATTCTTGGGATGAGGTGCATTTAGGAAATACTAATATAAGTCATCTTGTGTCTTCCTTTTTCACATAAGATACACCCTAAGGATTTCTTTCAAAAGGTTATTTATCAAGCAGGTTGATCAGGAATAGAAGCAGCAGGAAGGGAGGTAGGTGGTGAACCCTCCAGCTCCCTGTTGCTTCTCTCAGCCTGCCAAGAGCTGGACCACATTGGATCTGCCTGGACTCGGAGCCAGTGTGGAGTGTGCTGGGTGCCTTCCCACCACGTGgcttgtgttgtgtgtgtgtgtgtgtgtgtgttatgaggGGGTGGTGACTAGAGTGGGGTGGCCCGTCCCTACCACTAAAGTCTAAATGCACCTTATCCACATGCCGTGAAGGCTGAGTTTAGCGATAAACCATGCATCACCAGCAGAGGCAGCTGTGGGAGGCTGGTGGCGGGTGATAAGGAGATGCCCGTGGCCCTGGACATGGCCTCCCTAGGGCCTGAGGACGGCGGGAGGCAGGAAAGAGAGGCGCACATTGTGTAGCTGGTGAGAGCTGAGCCAGAGAGCATGTTTCGAGGGTGAGAAGCGGGAGTCCTGTACAGCAGAGGGGCAAAGGGATAGAATCCTGAAGATAAGGACCGTTCCATTAATGCTGTAAAAGCTGCCGTTGGTGATACgtctccagtgcctggcacagttctGGGACTTCACCCTGACACCCTCCTGTGTGCTGAGCTGGCACAGAGCATCACTAGTCCAGGCAGACATGGTTCCTGCGTGTTACCATGAGCTCACAGTGGGGGGCAGCCGGACAGGCCACGCGGAGCTGAATGTGTGCTTAGAAAATGTGGTGAATCCCCCGAAGGAGAGAACAGTGGGGGTCCTGATGGCGTTGGGGGAGGCCTGCTGATATGTAAGCTGAGACCTGCCATGAGAGgagttggtgggggtggggggtgctgcGGGGCTGGCGAGGTCTTCCGGGCTGAGAGAGAAGAGCCTGTGCCGGCAGGAAAGAGTGCTTGTATGGGGTCACTTACCCATCCAAGAGCCCCTTAATGCTCACTACCACCCCACCAATGCCGTCGCCAACTTTCCTGTTTTGCAGATGTGGGGGAAGCTTAAACGGCCCCCTGATTATAGCAAGTAGTGAGTAGAGGGTCGTCTGGATTCAAGCGCAGGGCAACTTGGTTGACAGTGGAGCCAGTGGTCACCCCTCTGCGCTGCCTCACTCCAGAGGGGTCCCCGCACCCACTGGTCAGGGTGTCAGGTTGTGTCTTGTGCCCGCCTGACAGTGGGGCCTTCCCGACTCCTCCTCTGTTCACAGATCCTCAAGCTCCTGAAGGGCAAGGTGTTGGTGGGGCACGCCCTGCACAATGACTTCCAGGCCCTCAAGTACATCCACCCTCGGGGCCAGACCCGGGACACCACTTATGTCCCCAGCCTCCTCAGCCAGCCCAGCCTCCACGCCCGGACCCGCGTCTCTCTTAAGGACCTGGCCCTGCAGCTGCTGCACAAGAAAATCCAGGTGCGTGGtgcaggggggctgggggagTGAGAGGGCCCGGCCTCCATGCTGGCCTGTGCCTCCAGCCTGCCAGTCCCAGTCCTGGGGCTCCCGCATGTCCACACAGCCCTGGGTTTTTTCTCTCCGTCGCCCTCCTTccccagtgctttgtgacagccagCCACACCCTCCCGGGCTGCTGTCTTTCAGATCTGTCTCCCACCCAGTTCCTGGCTCTGTCCCCACGCTTGCATGTAGAACCCTATCTCCTGTAGCCTTCGGTCAGGGGCAGCTGATCACTCTTGCTCCTGCTGTGCTTCACATTCATAATTCCATCTGCTCCTCAAGGCTTTgaagcagggattttttttttttttaataaatttacttattttatttatttattttaggctgcattgggtcttcgttgctgggtgcaggctttctctagctgcagagagcgggggctactcttcgttgcggtgcgcgggcttctcattgcggtggcttctcttgtggagcacaggctctaggcacacgggcttcagtagttgtggcacgcaggctcagtagttgtgtctcgcgggatctagagctcaggctcagtagttgtggcgcacgggcttagttgctccgcggcatgtgggaatcttccctgaccagggcttgaacccctgtcccctgtgttagcaggcggattcttaaccactgtgccaccagggaagccctgaagctgGGATTTTTAACCGGGTTTTCTATTTGAGGAAACAGGCTTCAAGAAGCTAGGCTTGTGGTACAGCTGGGATTCTAGCGCTTGTCTGTGTGACTAGGACCCATGCCCTTCTCGCTATACTAGGCTATACACCCGCATTCTGAGAGTATGCATCTCTGGGCCAGGACCCAGCCCGGGCCGCTGGGCTCCCACCAGGACTACAGGCAGTGATGCGTGGGCTATCGTCCGCAGGTGGGCCAGCACGGGCACTCATCGGTGGAAGACGCCGTGACGGCCATGGAGCTCTACCGGCTGGTGGAGGTGCAGTGGGAACAGCAGGAGGCCAGCAGCCTCCAACCCCACCCTGAGGACAGAGAGCCCGACAGCAGCACAGACATGGAGCAGTATATGGAGGACCAGTACTGGCCGGAGGACCTGGCCCAGGGCACCAGCAGAGGAACAGGAGAGGCACCGGGCAGAACGGAGTGAGGGAGGGGAAGCTCCACTGGAGAGCGGGGACCAGGAGAGTGACTGGGGCCGGATGCCACCAGTGTCCCCCAGGGCCTAAAGTGTTGGCACCATCTGCCCACAGCACAGTCCCCGATTCTGTGGTTTTGCTGATGGCACCTTATAGGCACCATGAAAATGGCAGGTGGGCTAGCTGCTTGAGCCTAGCAGGAGTAGGGGATGCACCAGCagactccccacccccaggctgtgCTCTCTAAAGGGATGATCTCTCCCTCCTTGGGGGTGGGTGTCCCTATTCAAGAATTCCCTTGTCTTGCCCCAGTGACCTGGGGTAAAGCTCTCTTCCTGTTGTCACCATCTACCTCTTCCTCCACAGTCATTTTCAGGAGAATAACTACTCCCTGAAGCTACAGAGTTAAGGCCACTCAAGGGTCATTTTGTCCCTTTCTCTCAGGACTGGATCCCTGGCTGTAGCCATCGTAGGAGCTGCCAGGCTACAATGGAATAGCAGAGACCTCAGCTCGTGGGGAGCTGGGTCTTCACTTGCCACCAGAAgtcaccaggcactgttctgggaggagggaaggcagatGAGCTTTGGGTGGAGACTCGCATATGTATTTTGACCCAAGTCAGGCATTCCTCCTGCCCACCCAATGCTAGGCTTTCTTAAGCAAAAGTCTGAGAAACAAGACAGCGGTTTGAATTCTGGGACCCCTGTGCAGAATTGCCCACAGGGATCTTTATTTATTGAGAGCAAGGCCACGGGTCTGTAGGGGAGCAGAGGGCGGGTCCGCTGGGGCCGGGCCAGGCATTGACAGCTGTGCAGCTGTTGCACTCGGGTGGGTGCCCCCAATCACTGGTGGCTGGGTTTTCTCCAGATTTCTAAAAATGTTCTGTGTCAGGATTCATCCCCTACCCCTCTTTCCTTGTTTCCTAAGGGACAGTTTGGGGGTATTGGGGTAACCTGGAGCTCAGGTCACACAGAACCTTTGAGCCCCATCTTTGTTCACTACTCAATAGCTTTGAGACTTAGGCAAGTGTGTGACTTCACTCTTGAgtctgttccctcatctgtaaaatggggataataacaccacctacctcacagggttgttaggaggatgaagtgctgagtgcttggcccagtgcctggcacctagtaagcCGGACCGGCTGTGTTTTCTTTAAGGATCAGTGTTGGGCTTTCCGGGTAACACCTGAACACACCCTCAGGTTGAGTGGCTTTGACCCAGACAGGACTGTCCTCGTGGCTGTTCCAGCAGGTGGGGCACAGGCTGCTGAGGACAACTCAGAGGTTCCGGGCTCTCACCGTTCCCCGTGATGCTTGGATTTCACGTGAGTCTGAGTAAAGCAGCAGGGCCAGGAAGGGAGGGACACTGAAACCATGCAACTGCAAAAGCAGGGCCGCAGATTGCTCTGGGAGCTGGCTGAGTCACTGACCACGTCTCTCCTGGCTCCAGGACTTTGTTCTAGGTTCCTTAAACGTCTGTAGCTGACGCCACACTCACAGTTGAGAAGTAGCTTTGGTTCTTTGGTCTGTGGGTTGAGGAAGGATGGAACTGCTAGCAGTGGGGAGATGTACTGGGTTTAAAATCAGCTTTGTTGTAAAACCTGGAAAAAAACTCAATTGGAAAGTGGGTGAAGTGGCCTTTTCTCTGAATTCTTCAGCTAGGGTGGGAGGGtggcttgggggagggatggtggtGATGCTGGGGTGCTGAGTCTTGCTGGCTGCTTTGACCTTTGAGGTGGGCGGCTCTCAAGATGATGCTTTGGGATGTAGCAAGAAAATACTACAGAatttatagtttattatttttttttcctttattttttataacatctttattggagtataattgctttacaatggtgtcttagtttctgctttataacaaagtgaatcagctatacatatacatatatccccatatctccctatcccacccctctagatggtcacaaagcactgagctgatctccctgtgctatgcggctgcttcccactatagtttatttttgaaaattttataactgCCCTAGTATAGAGCACAAGTTTATTAAACTTCTTTCTCTTTGAAGGTATATACTCactttatgtttaaaaactttttttagttttaaatataaaatacacaatataaaatttaccatcttagccatttttaagggTAGAGTTAAGTAGTGTTAaacatattcacaatgttgtgcaacccgTCTCCAGAACTGTATTATTTTgcgaaactgaaactctgtactcattaagcAATAGCTCctcattccctcctccttccaaCGGCAACTAccgttctttctgtttttatgaatttgattaggtacctcatgtaagtggaatcctacagtatttgccttttcgtgtctggcttatttcact
The genomic region above belongs to Phocoena phocoena chromosome 2, mPhoPho1.1, whole genome shotgun sequence and contains:
- the AEN gene encoding apoptosis-enhancing nuclease, which translates into the protein MVAREASESAQCLCPSLASLNAKDVLRRKHKRKSRQHQRFMARKTLLQEYGLRNTPPEPGSSPGTEAASSVRQRPRAESGGAQGSRKPTPRESAGPLPSKCVAIDCEMVGTGPRGRVSELARCSVVSYHGEVLYDKYIQPEMPIVDYRTRWSGITRQHMRKAIPFQVAQKEILKLLKGKVLVGHALHNDFQALKYIHPRGQTRDTTYVPSLLSQPSLHARTRVSLKDLALQLLHKKIQVGQHGHSSVEDAVTAMELYRLVEVQWEQQEASSLQPHPEDREPDSSTDMEQYMEDQYWPEDLAQGTSRGTGEAPGRTE